Proteins encoded in a region of the Gammaproteobacteria bacterium genome:
- the prsK gene encoding PEP-CTERM system histidine kinase PrsK, with product MPVPIGLITYLTASASITALAILLAFSKRSFTLGPSLLLACIVSASWAAIVAFSTVLTWLPGTLVQLSELLRNASWLFVLLQLLGLQSSGTAWLIGGWHWRRSFFAASAAALTLIAVQPLLPAAPFDEPGFHYQLVLILWLAVALTGLVIIEQLYRNATQSARWSIKFLCLGLGALFAYDFFMYAEALLFRDLDAELWQARGLVNALVIPLLAVAISRISNWQVGLHVSRQVAFHTVTITGAGLYLLGMAAAGFAIRYLGGTWGSMLQMGFMAAAAALLAILLFSGKLRSEIRVFLNKHFYSYRYDYREEWLKFTLALANLNDNVAEGIIRIMAPLTSSPAGLLWGGDDGQAMHLLAHWEMPPPPAGSTLGRLPEWLQQADWVIDLQEWRRSSDLYKDLELPEWLHNDDQLWLVIPLVFRDQVQAVLMLKKSSLKNTLNWEDRDLLKTTGRQAATHLAQHLASEALVEARQFDAFNRLSAYVIHDLKNILAQQSLIVSNAAKHRDNPEFISDMINTVDNSVKRMKRLMEQMRSGIRSTPNNLVPLPEILHQVIAERASGKPVPRADFQTDDAAKASVTPAVTTETSDECVVEADRDRLATVFNHLIQNAQEATNVKGQVVVRLRCSADLVTVDIEDSGTGMSTDFVRDRLFRPFESTKGLTGMGIGAFESREYIRQLGGDIRVDSTPGEGTTFYVTIPRRTGGFPAPASGQQNLSHQQTTANPVQSAATPDMPIGNEKSET from the coding sequence ATGCCGGTTCCAATCGGACTGATCACATACCTCACAGCGAGTGCCAGCATTACCGCGCTGGCTATTCTGCTGGCATTCTCGAAGCGAAGTTTCACGCTGGGCCCTTCCCTGCTGCTCGCCTGCATAGTTTCGGCCAGCTGGGCTGCCATTGTCGCGTTCAGCACCGTACTGACCTGGCTGCCAGGGACACTGGTGCAACTGAGTGAACTGTTACGCAATGCCAGCTGGCTCTTCGTCCTGCTGCAATTACTTGGACTGCAAAGCAGCGGCACGGCCTGGCTGATCGGTGGCTGGCACTGGCGCCGCAGTTTTTTTGCCGCATCGGCGGCGGCGCTGACACTGATTGCTGTCCAACCCTTGCTGCCAGCAGCGCCGTTTGATGAACCGGGTTTTCATTACCAGCTGGTATTGATACTGTGGCTCGCCGTGGCACTGACTGGACTGGTGATCATCGAACAACTGTACCGGAATGCCACGCAGTCCGCCCGCTGGTCGATCAAATTTCTGTGCCTGGGCCTGGGTGCCCTGTTCGCCTATGACTTCTTCATGTACGCGGAGGCCCTGTTGTTCCGCGATCTGGATGCGGAACTGTGGCAGGCTCGCGGACTGGTCAACGCCCTGGTCATTCCCCTGCTGGCGGTGGCCATCTCACGGATCAGTAACTGGCAGGTCGGTCTGCACGTCTCGCGCCAGGTGGCTTTCCATACCGTTACCATCACAGGCGCTGGGCTGTACCTGCTTGGAATGGCCGCCGCCGGCTTTGCAATCCGTTATCTTGGGGGAACCTGGGGCAGCATGCTGCAGATGGGGTTCATGGCCGCCGCTGCTGCCCTGTTGGCGATACTGTTGTTTTCGGGCAAGCTGCGGTCCGAAATCCGCGTGTTTCTCAACAAGCACTTCTACAGTTATCGCTACGACTATCGCGAGGAATGGTTGAAGTTCACCCTCGCACTGGCGAATCTCAACGACAATGTCGCCGAGGGCATCATCCGCATCATGGCACCGCTGACCAGCAGTCCCGCCGGTCTGCTGTGGGGTGGTGATGACGGTCAGGCCATGCATCTGCTGGCCCACTGGGAAATGCCACCACCTCCAGCCGGCTCCACCCTTGGCCGACTGCCGGAATGGCTGCAACAGGCGGACTGGGTCATCGACCTGCAGGAATGGCGTCGTTCTTCGGATCTCTACAAAGATCTGGAACTGCCGGAATGGCTGCACAATGATGACCAGCTGTGGTTAGTCATACCCCTGGTGTTCCGCGATCAGGTTCAGGCCGTTCTGATGTTGAAGAAATCGTCTCTTAAGAACACGCTGAACTGGGAGGATCGCGATCTACTCAAAACCACAGGTCGCCAGGCCGCCACGCATCTGGCGCAGCATCTGGCCAGTGAGGCACTGGTGGAAGCACGCCAGTTCGACGCGTTCAATCGCCTGTCGGCTTATGTTATCCACGACCTGAAAAACATCCTGGCCCAACAGTCATTGATCGTCTCCAATGCAGCGAAGCACCGGGACAACCCCGAGTTCATCTCCGACATGATCAACACAGTTGATAACTCAGTGAAGCGCATGAAACGGCTGATGGAACAGATGCGCAGCGGCATACGCAGCACCCCCAACAACCTGGTTCCGCTTCCTGAGATACTGCATCAGGTCATTGCCGAGAGAGCTTCCGGCAAGCCGGTACCCCGCGCAGATTTCCAAACAGACGACGCGGCAAAGGCCAGTGTCACACCTGCCGTAACGACAGAGACGTCTGACGAGTGCGTAGTCGAAGCCGATCGGGATCGACTGGCAACAGTATTCAATCATCTGATCCAGAATGCCCAGGAAGCTACAAACGTTAAAGGACAGGTAGTCGTCCGACTCCGGTGCTCTGCCGATCTGGTGACCGTGGACATCGAAGACAGCGGCACCGGTATGTCAACCGATTTCGTCCGTGATCGCCTGTTCCGGCCGTTCGAGTCGACCAAGGGGCTGACCGGCATGGGGATCGGCGCTTTCGAGAGTCGCGAGTACATCCGTCAGCTTGGCGGCGATATCAGAGTTGACAGCACTCCGGGAGAAGGCACGACCTTCTACGTGACTATTCCCCGGCGAACCGGCGGTTTCCCCGCCCCCGCCTCCGGGCAACAGAACTTATCCCATCAACAGACTACGGCGAATCCGGTACAATCGGCGGCTACGCCGGACATGCCCATCGGCAACGAAAAGAGCGAGACATGA
- a CDS encoding aminotransferase class III-fold pyridoxal phosphate-dependent enzyme has translation MSIAPFSYDKSNALFNRARKVIPNGIPGHFNPIVQKPHGLYPYYCAEADGARFKDVDGNEYIDLMCAYGPMILGYGNPAVDGAYQAQMARADTCTLASPVMVELAEYLVDLIDFANWATFAKNGADATNMAVLIARAATGRTGVIAIEGGYHGVSPWMQAPERAGIFPGDHTNVLRIPWNDLGALQQALETNPGQVAAFISSPYHHPVYQDNVLPEPGYWAGVHALLAKHGVVSICDDVRSGFRIHMNGSNEYFGYQPDISCFCKAIANGYPISAVVGRDSLKEAAAAVFQTGSFWFSAGPMAAALACLQELSRLDAPARIQATGQKLLDGLVEIAAGHGYELKVSGMASMPYLRTEHEAGIEFHQALCGECTRRGLFMTSHHNLFVSAAHTDEDIQRSWEIFDSAIKNVEFTG, from the coding sequence ATGAGCATAGCCCCCTTCAGTTACGACAAGAGCAATGCCCTCTTCAATCGTGCCCGCAAGGTGATCCCCAATGGAATACCGGGTCATTTCAATCCGATTGTACAAAAGCCACATGGCCTGTATCCCTACTACTGCGCAGAAGCTGACGGGGCACGCTTCAAGGATGTTGACGGTAATGAATACATCGATCTGATGTGCGCCTACGGGCCGATGATACTGGGGTACGGGAACCCGGCTGTGGATGGCGCCTATCAGGCTCAGATGGCCCGTGCGGATACCTGCACACTGGCATCACCGGTTATGGTTGAACTGGCCGAATACCTGGTTGATCTGATCGATTTTGCCAATTGGGCTACTTTCGCCAAGAACGGCGCCGACGCCACCAACATGGCTGTTCTGATCGCCAGAGCGGCAACCGGGCGAACCGGGGTTATCGCCATTGAGGGGGGTTACCACGGCGTATCCCCGTGGATGCAGGCACCAGAGCGCGCGGGAATCTTTCCCGGGGATCATACCAATGTTCTGCGCATCCCCTGGAATGACCTGGGAGCCCTGCAACAGGCCCTCGAAACCAATCCAGGCCAGGTGGCTGCCTTCATCAGCTCACCCTACCACCACCCGGTCTACCAGGATAATGTCCTGCCTGAGCCGGGCTACTGGGCTGGCGTACACGCGCTGCTGGCAAAGCATGGCGTGGTATCGATCTGCGACGATGTGCGCAGCGGTTTTCGTATCCACATGAACGGATCCAATGAGTATTTCGGCTACCAGCCGGATATCAGCTGTTTCTGCAAGGCCATCGCCAACGGCTACCCGATCTCGGCCGTAGTCGGTCGCGACAGTCTGAAGGAAGCGGCCGCTGCGGTCTTTCAGACCGGCAGCTTCTGGTTTTCTGCCGGCCCCATGGCGGCAGCATTGGCGTGTCTGCAGGAGCTTTCACGCCTTGATGCGCCGGCTCGAATTCAGGCCACCGGCCAGAAACTGCTGGACGGCCTGGTGGAGATCGCCGCCGGACACGGTTACGAACTGAAAGTTTCAGGGATGGCTTCCATGCCCTACCTGAGAACAGAACACGAAGCCGGCATAGAGTTCCATCAGGCGCTGTGTGGCGAGTGCACCCGCCGCGGGCTTTTTATGACCTCCCATCACAACCTGTTTGTCTCGGCAGCACATACCGACGAAGACATTCAGCGCAGCTGGGAAATATTTGACTCGGCTATCAAAAATGTTGAATTCACTGGGTGA
- a CDS encoding AAA family ATPase, whose product MYQKYYNLSAEPFRLSPEHGFAYSHKGYTKARAYMDYAFMRAEGFVMITGRPGTGKTTLIGALVDDLANTPVSIANLVCTQLQADDLLKIVAYEFGIPESVVEKGELLQRLTRQLKTWHRDGRRALLIVDEAQDLSVSAMEELRLLTNIQVESRPLLQIFLLGQPELRELILSPRLEQVHQRIIAASHMQPLEKDETEAYIRHRLEIVRWRGDPAISRAVYPLVYKFSEGIPRRINLICSRLLLHCAVEDRHQVTVADVREVVQELQSEKLASGDSFAESDFQVKDVFDEVIPERNDPGEQEKGNVKKEAMRKEAENRLREAGAQTQRRAASGTGQVAPVSELRRRPAQNGAVSTRASQAANQEIKKKSPPRPAVKADRAPGRQPDSASARQRKSRSIWGVLLDWSILITCSILVVLLVASIIIIYAPWI is encoded by the coding sequence ATGTATCAGAAATATTACAATCTCAGTGCCGAGCCCTTCCGGCTGAGCCCCGAGCACGGTTTCGCCTATTCCCACAAGGGCTACACCAAGGCGCGGGCCTATATGGATTACGCCTTCATGCGGGCGGAAGGCTTCGTGATGATCACCGGTCGGCCTGGCACCGGCAAGACGACTCTGATCGGTGCCCTGGTGGATGATCTGGCCAATACTCCGGTCAGTATCGCCAATCTGGTCTGTACCCAGCTGCAGGCGGATGATTTGCTCAAGATAGTGGCCTACGAATTCGGCATTCCGGAGTCGGTGGTAGAAAAAGGCGAACTGCTGCAACGTCTGACAAGGCAGCTGAAAACCTGGCATCGAGATGGCCGCCGCGCCCTGCTGATTGTTGACGAGGCCCAGGACCTGTCGGTCTCCGCCATGGAGGAGCTGCGTCTTCTCACCAATATTCAGGTGGAATCCCGCCCGCTGCTGCAGATTTTTCTGCTGGGCCAGCCGGAGTTGCGGGAGCTGATTCTCAGCCCTCGGCTGGAGCAGGTGCATCAGCGCATCATTGCCGCCAGTCATATGCAGCCACTGGAGAAAGATGAAACCGAAGCCTACATCCGTCACCGCCTTGAAATCGTGCGCTGGCGAGGTGATCCCGCTATCAGTAGAGCGGTCTATCCGCTGGTTTACAAGTTCAGTGAAGGAATCCCCCGTCGCATCAATCTGATCTGCAGCCGGCTGCTGCTGCATTGTGCTGTGGAGGATCGACACCAGGTCACCGTAGCGGATGTGCGCGAAGTCGTGCAGGAACTACAGAGCGAGAAGCTGGCCTCCGGAGACAGTTTTGCGGAAAGCGATTTCCAGGTGAAGGATGTTTTCGATGAAGTCATCCCTGAGCGTAACGACCCTGGCGAACAAGAAAAAGGCAACGTGAAAAAAGAGGCTATGCGCAAGGAAGCCGAAAACCGGCTCCGCGAAGCGGGTGCCCAGACGCAGCGCCGGGCAGCTTCCGGTACCGGCCAGGTAGCCCCTGTGTCTGAATTGCGGCGCAGGCCAGCACAGAACGGGGCTGTCAGTACCCGCGCATCTCAGGCGGCCAATCAGGAAATCAAAAAAAAAAGCCCGCCCCGCCCCGCGGTGAAGGCTGACCGGGCGCCGGGCAGGCAACCGGATTCCGCCTCTGCGCGACAGAGAAAATCCAGGTCAATCTGGGGAGTGCTGTTGGACTGGTCGATATTGATAACCTGTTCGATACTGGTTGTGTTGCTTGTCGCCAGCATTATCATTATCTATGCGCCCTGGATCTGA
- a CDS encoding transferrin receptor-like dimerization domain-containing protein has product MLRMLMFIGLGVCLSGMANAQSLLGFDESGAAAQLELEADFDSRLSATDLDEWLRILSRDPHHVGTAAGRAVVDFVAQRFEEWGYDVEITEYQVLFPSPRTRELELIAPTRYTAGLTEDSLPEDPSTSRVDDLLPPYNAFSTDGEVEGELVFVNYGTPADYEILERYGISVEGKIAISRYGGSWRGIKPKLAAEKGAIGTIIYSDPADDGYGAGDTYPDGPFKHESAVQRGSVMDMPTYPGDVLTPFVGATEDAERLARSDAPTITKIPVLPISYRDALPLLSAMGGEVVPSEWRGGLPITYHLGPGPAQVRMKLEFNWDMVPAYNVIARLEGSEFPDQWVIRGNHHDGWNHGAADPISGLVALMGEAKALAELAAEGNGPRRTVVYAAWDSEEQGLIGSTEWVEHHAPELDERAVAYINTDGNSRGFVNIGGSHVLEKMANEVMRDVQDPQTGVSVAERRRARIEVNGSADARAELKSRADMRISPLGSGSDYSPFLQHLGIASLNIAFGGEGADGSYHTLYDTYEHYTRFRDPGMEYGVALAQVAGRATLRLANASRLPFEFTGLTDNISLYTDEIEKLAESMRAETLSTNARIDSGVYNLALDPTRSLVAPRKKAEVPYFNFAPLKNALDALQKAATDYAAVAASGLPASEAENKLLYTSERELTRDDGLPGRPWFTHHIYAPGFYTGYGVKTIPGVREAIEERQYDLVEEEIAVAADVISGMAARVRDLADR; this is encoded by the coding sequence ATGTTGCGTATGTTGATGTTCATCGGGCTTGGCGTCTGCCTCAGCGGAATGGCCAATGCCCAGTCTCTGCTGGGATTTGACGAATCCGGCGCTGCCGCGCAGCTGGAGCTGGAGGCGGATTTCGACTCCCGTCTGTCGGCCACTGACCTCGATGAATGGTTACGTATTCTCTCCCGGGATCCGCACCATGTGGGGACCGCCGCTGGCAGAGCGGTAGTGGATTTCGTGGCGCAGCGCTTCGAGGAGTGGGGCTACGATGTGGAGATCACTGAATACCAGGTGCTGTTCCCTTCGCCTCGCACCCGGGAGCTGGAGTTAATTGCTCCAACCCGTTACACGGCCGGGCTGACAGAAGACTCATTGCCAGAGGATCCCAGCACCTCACGGGTTGACGATCTGCTGCCGCCTTACAATGCTTTTTCCACCGATGGGGAAGTAGAAGGGGAGCTGGTCTTCGTTAATTACGGTACTCCGGCTGACTATGAAATTCTCGAGCGCTATGGCATCAGCGTTGAAGGCAAGATAGCTATCTCGCGCTATGGCGGGTCCTGGCGCGGTATCAAGCCCAAGCTGGCGGCAGAGAAGGGGGCAATCGGCACAATTATCTATTCCGATCCGGCGGATGATGGTTACGGCGCGGGTGATACCTACCCCGATGGTCCTTTCAAGCACGAGAGTGCCGTGCAGCGCGGCTCGGTTATGGATATGCCCACTTACCCGGGCGATGTCCTGACGCCTTTTGTTGGTGCCACTGAAGACGCGGAACGTCTGGCCAGGAGTGATGCGCCTACCATTACCAAAATTCCGGTGTTGCCGATTTCCTACCGCGATGCACTGCCGCTGTTGTCAGCAATGGGTGGGGAAGTGGTACCCAGTGAATGGCGTGGTGGTCTGCCGATCACCTACCACCTTGGTCCCGGCCCGGCACAGGTGCGCATGAAGCTTGAATTCAATTGGGATATGGTGCCGGCCTATAACGTGATCGCGCGCCTCGAGGGCTCTGAGTTTCCGGATCAATGGGTCATTCGTGGCAATCATCATGATGGTTGGAACCATGGCGCCGCCGACCCTATTTCAGGGCTGGTGGCTTTGATGGGCGAGGCCAAGGCGCTGGCGGAACTGGCGGCCGAAGGTAATGGGCCCAGGCGCACAGTGGTCTATGCCGCCTGGGATTCGGAAGAGCAGGGCCTGATTGGCTCCACCGAATGGGTTGAGCACCATGCTCCGGAACTCGACGAACGGGCTGTGGCTTACATCAATACCGACGGTAACAGCCGCGGCTTCGTTAACATCGGCGGCAGTCATGTGCTGGAGAAGATGGCCAACGAGGTGATGCGCGACGTGCAGGATCCGCAGACCGGTGTGTCAGTGGCGGAAAGACGCCGCGCACGCATCGAAGTGAATGGCAGTGCCGACGCCCGCGCCGAGTTGAAGAGCCGCGCCGACATGCGCATCAGCCCGCTGGGATCGGGTTCAGACTACTCGCCGTTCCTTCAGCATCTGGGTATTGCCTCGCTGAATATCGCCTTTGGCGGTGAGGGTGCGGATGGCAGCTACCACACCCTGTACGATACCTACGAGCATTACACCCGGTTCCGTGATCCGGGTATGGAGTATGGCGTCGCGCTGGCTCAGGTTGCGGGCCGCGCCACCCTGCGTCTGGCTAACGCGTCACGGCTGCCTTTCGAATTCACCGGCCTGACTGACAATATCAGTCTTTATACGGATGAGATCGAGAAGCTTGCGGAATCCATGCGCGCGGAAACCCTGTCTACCAATGCGCGTATCGACTCCGGTGTCTACAACCTGGCGCTGGACCCGACCCGCAGCCTGGTGGCCCCGCGTAAAAAAGCGGAAGTGCCGTATTTCAACTTCGCACCACTGAAGAACGCACTGGATGCGCTGCAGAAGGCGGCGACTGACTACGCAGCAGTGGCAGCCAGTGGCTTGCCTGCATCGGAGGCGGAGAACAAATTACTCTATACCAGTGAGCGGGAGCTGACTCGCGATGACGGTCTGCCAGGCCGACCCTGGTTTACCCATCATATCTATGCGCCCGGGTTTTATACCGGTTATGGGGTCAAGACCATTCCCGGGGTTAGAGAAGCCATAGAAGAGCGGCAGTATGATCTGGTTGAAGAAGAGATCGCTGTGGCTGCCGACGTGATTTCCGGCATGGCGGCACGGGTCAGGGATTTGGCGGATCGCTGA
- a CDS encoding serine hydrolase: MKIGYLVGVLFSLVSCVVVGQEPYPHANEPIGSVRAVYDGALFPDLAVNTYRNIDRLFASRTVPTGDRIHNLPRSEPADFSLVFESKGNTYDLYDYMAINRVAGLLAIKDGTVVFENYQLGNNEQTRWMSMSVAKTITATLIGAAVQDGLVDSIDSQVTDYLPALMGTAYEGATIRNVLNMSSGVAWNETYTDPSSDRRRLLEAQIAQQPGGMLEVMSRLGRAAEPGTAFNYSTGETQIAGELLRAAIDRPLADYLSEKIWARFGMEAPATWWLESPGGVEVGGSGFSATLRDYGRFGLFLINDGIVRGERVLPEGWVDQASKPFVINGDRTVAYGYMTWPFMAEPGSIHEGAFSAVGIHGQTIYMNPAERVVIVVLSARSKPTGMDVIDDDDLFAAMTEYLRNL; the protein is encoded by the coding sequence ATGAAGATTGGCTATCTGGTTGGCGTGTTATTTTCGCTGGTCTCTTGTGTCGTTGTTGGCCAGGAGCCTTATCCCCATGCCAATGAGCCCATTGGCAGTGTCAGGGCGGTGTATGACGGAGCCCTCTTCCCGGATCTGGCCGTCAATACCTATCGAAATATTGACCGCCTGTTCGCGTCGAGGACTGTTCCCACTGGTGACCGGATCCATAACCTGCCACGCAGCGAGCCGGCCGACTTTTCGCTGGTATTCGAATCGAAGGGAAATACTTACGATCTTTATGACTACATGGCCATCAATCGGGTGGCTGGGTTGCTTGCCATCAAGGACGGCACCGTTGTTTTTGAGAACTATCAGTTAGGCAACAACGAGCAGACCAGGTGGATGTCAATGTCGGTGGCAAAAACGATTACCGCGACACTCATCGGCGCGGCCGTTCAGGACGGCCTTGTTGACAGCATTGATTCACAAGTCACAGATTATCTGCCGGCACTGATGGGGACAGCCTATGAAGGGGCTACGATTCGAAATGTGCTGAATATGAGTTCGGGCGTGGCCTGGAACGAAACCTATACGGATCCGTCGTCGGATCGGCGCCGGCTGCTGGAAGCGCAGATTGCCCAGCAGCCCGGCGGCATGCTGGAAGTCATGTCCAGACTGGGCCGAGCGGCTGAACCTGGCACCGCATTCAATTACAGCACCGGCGAAACTCAGATTGCCGGGGAACTGTTGCGCGCGGCAATCGACAGGCCGCTTGCTGACTACCTTTCGGAAAAGATCTGGGCTCGCTTCGGCATGGAAGCCCCGGCCACCTGGTGGCTGGAATCTCCGGGCGGGGTTGAAGTCGGGGGCAGCGGGTTTTCTGCGACCTTGCGGGATTACGGCCGGTTTGGTCTCTTTCTGATCAACGATGGCATCGTGAGGGGTGAGCGCGTTCTACCCGAGGGCTGGGTTGACCAGGCATCGAAGCCATTTGTTATCAACGGCGATCGGACTGTCGCGTATGGATACATGACCTGGCCGTTTATGGCAGAGCCGGGTTCGATTCACGAAGGCGCTTTCAGTGCGGTTGGGATTCACGGCCAGACTATCTACATGAATCCTGCCGAGCGGGTGGTTATCGTTGTGTTAAGTGCGAGATCAAAACCCACCGGGATGGACGTGATTGATGACGACGATCTGTTCGCCGCGATGACCGAATATTTAAGGAACCTCTGA
- a CDS encoding methyltransferase domain-containing protein — translation MPPAKDADIANYYDANTGKFLRFGGSGDMAAIHRAIWAPGVSSREQAFQYLNERVAEFVQPLAERFPDTLRVLDLGCGVGGTATWLYYRLGVDVLGISISESQIRLANERAQRSGCGDHVTFVSGSFESFTTPEKYHAACAIESFVHCQHPGQFLNMARDALLPGGRLVICDDFVDSNLPPEANVWIQQFRRGWQINQLPSREELLALAGEAGFRLVETIDLSAYTRSFPKVLLFILSYLTRLPLPGSYWQNLAGGTALQVCLQRSYTRYHVIVLERI, via the coding sequence ATGCCGCCCGCCAAGGATGCAGACATTGCCAATTACTACGATGCCAATACCGGCAAGTTCCTGCGGTTTGGTGGCAGTGGTGATATGGCAGCCATTCACCGGGCTATCTGGGCGCCGGGCGTAAGCAGCCGAGAGCAGGCGTTCCAGTACCTGAATGAACGAGTGGCTGAATTTGTGCAGCCATTAGCCGAGCGCTTTCCCGATACCCTGCGTGTGTTAGATCTGGGTTGTGGTGTCGGTGGCACCGCAACATGGCTGTATTACAGGCTGGGTGTCGATGTGCTGGGCATCAGTATCAGTGAGAGCCAGATACGGTTGGCAAATGAACGGGCACAGCGGTCAGGTTGCGGGGATCACGTGACCTTTGTATCCGGCAGCTTTGAGTCGTTCACGACGCCCGAGAAGTACCATGCTGCCTGTGCCATAGAATCCTTCGTCCATTGTCAGCATCCCGGTCAGTTCCTGAACATGGCCCGGGATGCCCTGTTGCCGGGCGGCCGGCTTGTGATCTGCGATGATTTTGTCGATTCGAATCTGCCGCCAGAGGCGAACGTCTGGATTCAGCAGTTCCGCCGTGGCTGGCAGATCAATCAGCTGCCAAGCCGCGAGGAATTACTGGCGCTGGCGGGTGAGGCGGGATTCCGGCTAGTGGAGACGATTGACCTGTCGGCCTATACAAGGTCGTTTCCGAAGGTGCTCCTGTTTATTCTGAGCTACCTGACCCGTCTTCCATTGCCCGGATCCTACTGGCAGAATCTTGCGGGGGGTACTGCGCTGCAGGTCTGTTTGCAGCGCTCTTATACCCGTTATCATGTCATCGTCTTAGAGCGCATTTAG
- a CDS encoding sulfotransferase, whose translation MALKVIGAGFGRTGTASIKIALETLLGAPCYHMSEVLGRHGHVDLWLDAAAGNPDWDAIFDGYVATVDFPASNYWRELAQAYPEAKVLLSVRDAERWFQSTRETIFSSTLQELSEGTRWGAMVKATIDDKLGCRMDDHDALITAFNAHNAAVREGIDPDRLLVYEASQGWAPLCEFLDCNQPDTEFPNVNSKEEFEGVFNLLRSPAGAKIMNGEGIGERTLHNDIFSKD comes from the coding sequence ATGGCTTTGAAAGTTATCGGTGCAGGCTTCGGAAGAACCGGCACCGCCTCCATAAAAATAGCCCTGGAAACACTGCTGGGGGCACCCTGTTATCACATGAGTGAGGTGCTTGGCCGGCACGGACATGTTGACCTATGGCTGGACGCTGCGGCCGGCAATCCAGACTGGGATGCGATCTTCGACGGCTATGTGGCGACAGTGGATTTCCCGGCTTCCAACTACTGGCGGGAGCTGGCGCAGGCTTACCCTGAAGCAAAAGTACTTCTCTCAGTGCGGGACGCTGAGCGCTGGTTCCAGTCGACCCGGGAAACGATCTTCAGCAGCACCCTGCAGGAGCTGAGCGAGGGCACTCGCTGGGGCGCCATGGTCAAAGCTACCATCGACGACAAACTGGGTTGCAGGATGGATGATCATGACGCATTGATCACCGCGTTCAATGCACACAATGCGGCGGTACGGGAGGGCATCGATCCAGACCGCCTGCTTGTTTACGAGGCAAGCCAGGGCTGGGCTCCCCTGTGTGAATTTCTTGACTGCAACCAGCCCGATACGGAATTCCCCAACGTCAATTCAAAAGAAGAATTTGAAGGAGTCTTCAACCTGCTCAGATCGCCTGCGGGAGCGAAGATAATGAACGGAGAAGGCATCGGGGAACGAACACTGCACAACGATATTTTCAGTAAAGACTGA